CGTCTCGATTTTCCAGGCTGCGGTTGAGTTGCACTAACGCTATGATAGGGATTTCTAATTCTCTGGCTAAAGTTTTAAGCTCCCTTGAAATTTCAGCGATTTGCTCATGACGCTCTTTAGTGGCTTTGCTCCCTGACATGAGTTGCAAATAGTCAATAAAAGCGATACCCAATTCCTTGTGTTGGGATTTAAGCTTTCGCAGTTGCAAACGGATTTGCTCTATTTTCACATAACTTTTATCGTAGAAAAAGAGTTTTTTGCAAGAAAGGTGATCGTAGCATTTGGCTAAATTTTCCCATTGATCATCATCAAGCCTCCCGCTCTCTAAATCATGCATGTTAATAGAGGTGAGATCCGATAGCGCCCTTAAGGCGAGTTGCTCCGCAGACATTTCTAAACTAAAAACCGCTACCCCCCTATCGTCATTGAGCGCGCTTAAGACCATGTTCATCATCAAACTGGTTTTACCCATAGACGGCCTTGCCCCTATAATGACTAAACTCCCCTTATTAAAACCGCTCGTATAATTATCCAATTGGACAAAGCCAGTTGGTATGCCAGTAACTTCCAAACTCCCTTTTCTTTGGTTTTCTGTAATAAGATCCATCGTGCTTTCAAGCACTTCTTTAATATTCCTAAAGCCCTCTATGGTGCTGCCATTCAATAACGCATAGACTTCTCGCTCCACAGTGCCTAAAATATCGCTGGATTTTTGCGCGCTTTCTAGGGCTTGCTCTCTGATGGTGTTAGCCAAGCCAAAAAGTTTTCGTTTGATGGAAGCGTTTTTAATCTCTTCAACATAGGCTTCAATATTATCTATAGGGCTTGCCGCAAAAATAGCGATTAGATCTTCTTCTTTGATTTGCTTGTCTTTAGGCATTTTTTGGCGGATAAAATTCTCATCAATGGGGCAATTTTCTTCATGCAGTTTTAAAGCGATTTCAAAAAACAAGCCGTTAGGCGGGTAGTAAAAATCGCTAGGCTCTAAAACGCTATGGACCTCTTCAATCTTATGATTGGCCAACACAATGCCTGAAAGCACGATCCTTTCAATGTTTTGCAATTGCTGCAAATGCTTTAAATGATCCATTTTCATCCTTTTTATAATCGTTTGATCTTTTCTATCAAATCCAGGGGCGTTAAAGCGTAATTGCTCTTAAATTCTAAACTCGCTAGAGCGTGCGCTAAACTTGCGTTAATAGCGGCGTCTAGAGGCGTGTAATTTTGAGAAAGCAAGCTTAAAATAAGCCCCGCTAACACATCGCCACTCCCTGCTTTGGCCAAAGCCACGCTCCCTAAAATGTTGATAAAAACCTGCCCTTGATGAGCGATTAGGGTATTAGCCCCCTTTAAAAGCAACACCACCTTGGGGTATTTTTGAGAAAAATCCCTTGCGATTTCTAGTTTATTGTCTAACAATTCTAGCATGCTTATATTGATCCCCGCTAATTTTAACAACGATAAAAACTCTTTAGGGTGAGGGGTTAAAACGGCTTCTTTTTCTAAGGCTTGCAACACCTCTTTGTGATAAAAAACGCCCGCATCTAAGACGCATGGGGCTAATTCAAGCCACTTATTAAAATCCTTTGGGAAACCCTCTAACCCCATGCCAAGAGCGAACGCGCTTAACGGGTTAGGGAAATTTTCACAAAGAACCAATTCCAAAGGCTTGTTACTGGAAGTTATCTCGCATTCTAACGCTTGAACGCTCACCACTCCAGATCCAAAACTTAACGCGCTTAAAGCGCTCAATAACCCGGCTCCGCTATGCTTCCCTAAAAGAACATGCGCATGCCCGTAATCGCCTTTATGAGCGTTTTTTTTATCCCTTAAGGGCAGTTTCAAATCGCTTTTTTCCAGTAAA
This region of Helicobacter pylori genomic DNA includes:
- a CDS encoding replicative DNA helicase; protein product: MDHLKHLQQLQNIERIVLSGIVLANHKIEEVHSVLEPSDFYYPPNGLFFEIALKLHEENCPIDENFIRQKMPKDKQIKEEDLIAIFAASPIDNIEAYVEEIKNASIKRKLFGLANTIREQALESAQKSSDILGTVEREVYALLNGSTIEGFRNIKEVLESTMDLITENQRKGSLEVTGIPTGFVQLDNYTSGFNKGSLVIIGARPSMGKTSLMMNMVLSALNDDRGVAVFSLEMSAEQLALRALSDLTSINMHDLESGRLDDDQWENLAKCYDHLSCKKLFFYDKSYVKIEQIRLQLRKLKSQHKELGIAFIDYLQLMSGSKATKERHEQIAEISRELKTLARELEIPIIALVQLNRSLENRDDKRPILSDIKDSGGIEQDADIVLFLYRGYIYQMRAEDNKIDKLKKEGKMEEAQELHLKVSEERRIHKQNGSIEEAEIIVAKNRNGATGTVYTRFNAPFTRYEDMPINSHLEEGQETKMDYDLVTT
- a CDS encoding bifunctional ADP-dependent NAD(P)H-hydrate dehydratase/NAD(P)H-hydrate epimerase — translated: MLSVYEKVNALDKRAIGEFNLSEDILMENAAMALERAVLQNASLGAKVIILCGSGDNGGDGYALARRLVGRFKTLVFEMKSAKSPMCQLQKERAKKVGVAIKTWEEKNKDSECDVLIDCVIGSDFKGGLEPFLNFESLSQKARFKIACDIPSGIDSKGRVDKRAFKADMTISMGAIKSCLLSDRAKDYTGELKVGHLGVFNQIYEIPTDTFLLEKSDLKLPLRDKKNAHKGDYGHAHVLLGKHSGAGLLSALSALSFGSGVVSVQALECEITSSNKPLELVLCENFPNPLSAFALGMGLEGFPKDFNKWLELAPCVLDAGVFYHKEVLQALEKEAVLTPHPKEFLSLLKLAGINISMLELLDNKLEIARDFSQKYPKVVLLLKGANTLIAHQGQVFINILGSVALAKAGSGDVLAGLILSLLSQNYTPLDAAINASLAHALASLEFKSNYALTPLDLIEKIKRL